The DNA segment TGGCCTCGTCTTTTGCCGCGGTGTTTCTTCCAGAGTTTTCCCGGAACCTTGGTCTGAACAATCCCTTCCCATGGACCCCGGAAGTGTGTCGCCAGTTCCCAATGACCTCCGGAGAAGCGAAAATAAAAATCATCAAAGTAGTAAACATCGACTAAATCTGCCACCATGTAGACCCCGAGGAGGGAGCTGAATACGAGGTCGATACCATGATTATGGCGGTGCCGGTGTCCATGTTTGGGCGCATGCGGGATGATGATGTGGCCCCCAGGATTTACCCTGACCATACGGCGTGTCGGGAACACAACAATGTCATCCGAGTCTCTCAATACAATACAGCCAAACATCCCGCTGGATAAAGTCATTAGGACGATAACGATCGCAATATTTCTCAACGGACTCTCCTTTAGGTAATAAATGCTTCCCTTATTTCTTTTATTATACCGATCTTTTACGGTTTCTGTGCTTCAAAATATTAGCATAATATCTAGATGATGTAAAATTTGTGATTAAATGTTCCTTGTTTTTACCTCAAGATTTAATGTTGAACCCTTGCCAAGCGCTTGTATTGCTTACCGGGCGGACTCTATGATATAAAAAGGCTTTTTTTTAGGATGGAGTGGACAGATGCCAACATGTGATCTTCTGAGTCTGAGCTCGATCACAATCAAGGAGATTGGTTGCCTGATGGAACGGACATCGGTTTTTAAGGTGGGCAGGCCTCTGCATCCCCTCACGGGCCGGTCGGTCGGGCTTCTTTTTGAAAAATCTTCCACGAGAACACGGGTCTCTTTTGAGGTAGCGGTCTGGCGGCTCGGGGGCCTCCCGATCTTTCTCTCCTTTGACGATATACAGATCAAACGGGGAGAGACGATTGCGGATACGGCACGTGTCCTATCGGGCTATCTGGACGCATTGGTAATTCGTACTTATGAGCAGGAAAAGCTGGAGGAGTGGCGCGACAATGCGGCCATTCCCGTCATCAACGGGTTGACCGATCTGCATCATCCCTGTCAGATCCTCGCCGATCTCTTCACCATAAAAGAAAGAAAGGGAGAACTGAAGGGACTGAAACTGGTCTATGTGGGGGATGGAAATAATATCGCTCATTCCCTCTTGGAGGGGGGCGCAACGGTTGGGATGGAGGTTGTCATCGCTTCGCCCAGGGCTTACAGGCCGGATCTGAACGTTGTAGAATCGGCGAGGATCACGGCGAAGAAGTCTGGCGGATCA comes from the Candidatus Manganitrophaceae bacterium genome and includes:
- the argF gene encoding ornithine carbamoyltransferase encodes the protein MPTCDLLSLSSITIKEIGCLMERTSVFKVGRPLHPLTGRSVGLLFEKSSTRTRVSFEVAVWRLGGLPIFLSFDDIQIKRGETIADTARVLSGYLDALVIRTYEQEKLEEWRDNAAIPVINGLTDLHHPCQILADLFTIKERKGELKGLKLVYVGDGNNIAHSLLEGGATVGMEVVIASPRAYRPDLNVVESARITAKKSGGSISILEDPIAAVEGADMIYTDVWVSMGQEAERKKRLKALKPYQVNKKLLAEAKTDVMVMHCLPAHRGEEITEEVMEDYRSLIFEQAANRLPMQQAILERCIGKK